In the Oceanivirga salmonicida genome, AAAAAAGATATACAAATTTTTTACAATACCTTTAAAACTATAAAAGAAAATTTAGAGCAGTTAAAAAAAGAATATGAACCTATACTTTTACCAGATTTAGAAATAGATGATATAGTTCAAATAGAAGAAATTAAACTTTCACATGCTGCTTTTAAATATTTAAATGAAAAAGGCATTATAATAGGCAAAGAAATTAAACTTTTAGAAAAAGATAAAACAACTATAACTGTTGAAACAATAAAAGGAATTAAAGTAATAACATTAGAAGATGCCTTAGGCATACATTGTATAAAAAAAGGAAAATAATGATATATTTAGATGCGGTAGGTTACAAATTTTTAGTAGAAGAAATTAAAAATGAAATTTTAAATTTAAAAATAAGAAAAATACAAAGCTATGATAATAGCTCTTTTTCTATTTTATTTAATAAAAAAACTCTATATTTTGAAAATAAAAAAGAAGCAATACTTTACTTAAAAGATGATAAAACCCAAAATGTAGAAAAAGAATTAAATTTTGTATTAAAATTAAAAAAACACATAATAGGTGGACTAATAAAAGATATATACTTACATAATGATGATAGAATAATAGTTGTTGAAATAGAAAAATTAAATTTATTAAATGAAATAAAAAAATATAAATTAATATACGAATTTTTAGGAAAAGGAATAAATGTAGTTTTATTAGATGAAAAAAATATTATACTAACAAGTATGTACGCTAGTATAAATAGTGATAGGTCTATGATTTATGGCGCAAATTATGAATACCCTGAAAATAGGGGGAAATATGGTAATTTAATGCAAAAATTAGATGAGAAAACAAAAGAAAGATTTTCTAATTCTTATGAAGCAATAATTTATGAAGGAAAACTATTAACATATAACGAATTTTACCCGGAAAAAGAAAAGACAAAGTATAATAGTTTAAATGAAGCAATAAATGAATACTATAAGATGAATAATAATATAAGTCAATTAGAAACTAAACGAAAACCACTTTTAAAATTAATTAGACGAAATATAAAAAGATTAAAAAATATATTAGATAAAATACCAATAGATATTGAAAAAAATAAGGGTTATGAAAAATATAAAATAATAGGAGATATATTAGCATCTAATCTATATAATATGAAAAATAATATGGAAAAAGTGGAACTTTTTGATTACTATAACAATAAAAATATAGAAATTGAATTAGATAAAAATTTAAGTCCATCTAAAAATATGAAAAAATATTATGATAGATATTCAAAATCTAAAAGAAGAGAAGAAAGTATTCTTATTAGATTAAATGAGATTAAAGATGAATTATCATACTATGAGGAACAAGAACTGTATACTGTAAATCAAGATGATATATTAGGTCTAGAACAAATAGAAAAAGAATTAGGTTTAAATAATAAAAAAGTAAAATCTACAAAACATTCAAAAAGAGAAATACAAAAGATAGAATACAAAGATTTTGAAATATATGTAGGTAGAAATAGTTTAGAAAATGAGGAGATAACATTTAAAATAGCAAGAAATGGAGATTTATGGTTTCATGCTAAGAATGTAGCGGGTTCTCATGTGATATTAAGGGGCAAAGAACCGCAAGATACAGATATAGAATATGTGGCAAGGCTAGCAGCTAAAAATTCAAAATTAAACGGCATAGGAGAAGTAGATTATTGTAATGTAAAAAATGTTAAAAAGATAGCAGGCTCAAAAAGAGGAAATGTAATTTATGATAACTATAAAACAATAATAATTAAGGGGTGAACATGGAAAAATTAAAAATATTAGTAGTTATGGGCGGAACTTCAACTGAAAGAGAGATTTCACTTAGAACAGGAAATGAAATATATAAACATTTAGATAGAGAAAAGTATAATGTAGAAAAATTAATAATAAATGAAAATAAAGATATTTTTAAAGTGCAAAACATGGATATAGATTTTGTGTATATTGCATTACATGGTGCATTTGGAGAAGATGGAAGTATACAAGCAATTTTAGATTCTATGAATATTAAATATAGTGGTTCTGGTATGCTTTCTAGTGCTATATGTATGGACAAAAATATTTGTAAACTTTTAGTGAAAGATGAAGTAACGGTAATACCTGGAACTACTATGAGAAAAGATAGTTTAATAAGTTATGATGAAATGTCTAAAAAATATGGAGAAAAAGTAGTTTTAAAACAAGTTAATGGTGGTTCTAGTTTAGGATTATATATAGTCAATAATAAAAAAGATTATGATAATGCAATAATTGAAATATTAAAATTAACTGATGAAATAGTTTTAGAAAAATTTATTAAAGGAATAGAAATATCTGTTCCAATAATTGCAGGTAAGGTTTACCCAACTGTTAGAATAACTCCTTTAAAATCAGATACATTTAATTATGAAAGTAAATATAGTGTTGATGGAGCAAAGGAAGAAATTGTAGAATTTGAGCCTAAAATACAAGAAAAAATCAATAGTATGACAGAAAAAATTTATAGAAAAACCAAATGTAGTGGATTTGCTAGAATAGATTATTTAATAGAAAATAATGAAGTATATATGATAGAAGTAAATACATTACCAGGTATGACTTCTGCTAGTATATTACCAAAGAGTTTAGCAAGTGCAGGACTTGATTATTCACAAACACTTGATTTATTAATAGAGAGTTCATTAAAAAAATAGAGTTATAGCTCTATTTTTTGTTTTGGTATTTAATTATTGTAATTATATCACTTTATTTTTTATTCGATTCTTTTATTTTTCTTAAAATTACAGATACTGTAAATGCGACAACAAAGTATATTCCTATCAGAAAAATATCATTTTTGGGCATAACATTAAAATGCTCTAATAAATAATGAGTTAAACCTATACTTGAACCTAGAACTATACTTTCAAATAATATGCATTTTATACTATATTTCATATTTTTTCCTTTCACTAAATTATATTATGATAATAAATATTAAT is a window encoding:
- a CDS encoding Rqc2 family fibronectin-binding protein, encoding MIYLDAVGYKFLVEEIKNEILNLKIRKIQSYDNSSFSILFNKKTLYFENKKEAILYLKDDKTQNVEKELNFVLKLKKHIIGGLIKDIYLHNDDRIIVVEIEKLNLLNEIKKYKLIYEFLGKGINVVLLDEKNIILTSMYASINSDRSMIYGANYEYPENRGKYGNLMQKLDEKTKERFSNSYEAIIYEGKLLTYNEFYPEKEKTKYNSLNEAINEYYKMNNNISQLETKRKPLLKLIRRNIKRLKNILDKIPIDIEKNKGYEKYKIIGDILASNLYNMKNNMEKVELFDYYNNKNIEIELDKNLSPSKNMKKYYDRYSKSKRREESILIRLNEIKDELSYYEEQELYTVNQDDILGLEQIEKELGLNNKKVKSTKHSKREIQKIEYKDFEIYVGRNSLENEEITFKIARNGDLWFHAKNVAGSHVILRGKEPQDTDIEYVARLAAKNSKLNGIGEVDYCNVKNVKKIAGSKRGNVIYDNYKTIIIKG
- a CDS encoding D-alanine--D-alanine ligase, producing MEKLKILVVMGGTSTEREISLRTGNEIYKHLDREKYNVEKLIINENKDIFKVQNMDIDFVYIALHGAFGEDGSIQAILDSMNIKYSGSGMLSSAICMDKNICKLLVKDEVTVIPGTTMRKDSLISYDEMSKKYGEKVVLKQVNGGSSLGLYIVNNKKDYDNAIIEILKLTDEIVLEKFIKGIEISVPIIAGKVYPTVRITPLKSDTFNYESKYSVDGAKEEIVEFEPKIQEKINSMTEKIYRKTKCSGFARIDYLIENNEVYMIEVNTLPGMTSASILPKSLASAGLDYSQTLDLLIESSLKK